The DNA region TTTGTAATTTTGTTTTTAAGTCATTTGTAAAAACAACTTGGTTATCATTGACATTAAGACCATATGATGAAATTTGATTTTTTGCACTATCACGGATAATTCCATTGACAGCAGCAATTTTTGTATCAAAACCGGTAAATAAACTATCTGTTTTTTGATCATAAGCCATTGAGTTGAACCCAAAGTTAAAGCGTAACTGATATTTTTCATTTGCTGCTCATTTTTCCTTAATAACAGTTGGTAAAATTGTATTAGTTGCTTGTTCAATACAATACGACCATTTATGTCATGTTGTTCCTGCTGCTTCTGAATTTGAAACTGGTGATTGACCAAATAATTGAGGTAAAAAAGTACATGTTACTAATGATAATTGATTATCAAGCCGAGTTTTAATATTACTATCCGTTGGTAAATCATATAAATAGCGTAATAACCCAACTGAAATATTGCTGCCTTTAAATACCGTCATATTTTGTACTAACATATTAACAACAAACAACGGATAAGAGGCACTATAGTTAGGATTGGTCGCTAATTCTTGCAAAGTAATTCATTTTGTTGTATTATCTGCACCTCGTGCATATACATACGGTGCAATTGGGACATTTTCTAACTTTTGATAAATTGGGTCATTAACTCCACCATAATCTGGAAGATCTTCACTAGGACTATCATAAAGTTCATAACGACTTAACGGATTATTATAAATAATATTTTGATAATTTAATTCATTGGCATAATTTAAGTTTTGATAATATTGTTTGCTTAAGGTTTTGATACTATTTGGAACCAAGGCTGCTAACGTAATTGTGCCCGTAGCAATAAAAGTTGTTACTAAGAACATAATAACTGCTTTTCAACTAGCTCCTAATAGGACTAACCGGAATCGGGTCTTAAATGACCGCTTAGTAAAATATAATGATAATTGACTAATTAATTTGTTTGGTTTAAAATCACGATTTGGATTTATTAATGCTAACACTTCTCGACCTAATATGACATTACATTCAATCACAACAAGAATAAAAATAATGCTTCCTGCTAAAAGGAAAAACAATAATAACACTTGCCAATTAATGACAAAAGTACTTGGTAAGATAAAATATTGTCCAAATAAATTAATAATTGGAACCTGTAAGCCCAAACCAAGTAATCACCCAATTGGAGTAGCAATTATTAAAGCCGTCAAAAAATACATCACATAGGATAATGAAATTTTAAAATTATTATAACCATTTGCCTTTAAAATCCCAATTTGACTCCGTTGCTTTTCAATCATACTTTTTAATTGAATAAATAAAATAATCATAATAATTATGGCAAAAAAGATTACAATTCCAATTATTACTAAATGATAAATTTTAATTGCATTGTTTAATAATTGATATCGATTATTAATCAACTGGTTAGCATCAAATTTACTAAAACTAACATTATTAATAACATCCGTTTTATTTTGAAAAATTGCCTCTACTGTTTTTCCCAAACGGTTAATATTATCAGCTAAATAAACACGATAATAACTTAAATCAGTTTCCTTCTTATTTTGATTATCACCATAATATGTTAATTGAACTGTACTAACATCTTGATACTGTTGACTAGTAAAACCTTCATTATTGTAACCAAATAAACGATTAAACATTTGAGGATGAACATAAACAATTGATTCATTTTTTGCATCAGGTAAAAAATCAGTATCATAAATTGTTGGATAAATATTTTGTGTATCGCCTCCAACAGCTTCAATATAAAGTTTTAATTGATTAACTAGAATCGTATCATCAAAACGCAAATGATTTGCTTTAAAATACTGTGGTAACACAATTGCCGTATCAACCATTTCATTTAAACCCCGATCAAATCATTTTGATTTTTGTAATATTTTTAATTGTCCTGAATTATAAGGCTGCGTTCAGTCAATAAACTTATATTTTTTCCCATCAGTTGTTCACGCAATTGCTTGGTTACGATTAACAACTTGAAAATTACTAATCATTCCAAGCATATCTTGATAAGTTGTTAAAAAATCATTATTAATAAATTTATTATTATAATCATACTGACCAAAAAAGTCATATGTACTTAAATTACGAACCTTATAACTACCGTTTAACAAAAAGTTTTTAGTAACATTACTATGATCATTTTTATCATTTAAAAGTTGCACAATATTATCATTTTTAGCATCAGTTAAAAAATAACGATAATTTTCGACTCCTGTACAACCAGTGCTATTCTGACATTCAAGTTCTTTTAACCCCAAAGTATTATTTGGATCATAAATTGGAAAACCTATTGTTCCCCGCATCCCCCAATATTTATCGGTTGCTGCTGTTGGGGTTAAAAAAATTCGATCTGCTCGAGCAACATTTTTACCAGGATTATCAATTCCTAAATTTTTTGTTTGCCAATGTTCACCTAAGTTTGCCCCGTTAATAAACTGATTTAAAAGGTCAGTATCTGTAGTATTATTTTTTAACGCATAAACTTCAATGTTTTTATACACTAAATAAGTTAACCGTGACTCTAAAATAAAATGCATATAACGTTTTACCAAATTAATTGCTTGTGTTTTAACAGTTGAATCAATACTATTATTAAAAATAAAACGCTTGTATAATTGTCCTAATAATGATTTTTGAAATGAATACGCATTAAAATTAAACCGATATAACTGTGAAAATTCTCCCGTTAAAACATTATTATCAGTCAGGTTAATTGCATTATAATCTAATAAAATATTTTCAAATGGTACTCAACTACCACTTTTTGCAATTTGCAAATGGTTTTTATCAATTTTAAATTGGTATTTTTCCCCTTTTAAACCCGTACCTAAATCAAATGGTTTTAAAACATCATCTGGACCCCCAATTGTTAAGGTTCCATAGTTTTTTTCAAAAAAACCATTTCCAATCCCAGCATAATCAACGTCAAAAGCAAACCAAGGTGTAATGGTTTGTTGATTGTTTGCTTCATAATTAGTTGAAATATAATTATAGTTATAATCAATATTTAATGTTCCATATCCCATTGTTTTATTTGCTTTTTGCAACCGATCAAAAGAAGTTAAACAAACAGTTGAAAATAGTGCTGTTAAAACAATTAAAATAACAAAAATAAAAACTTGTGTTTTATTTTTAAAAGTATTTAAAATTCCTTGTTTCAACAATAATCACATTTTTCTGTCCTCTTTCGTTAAAAGTGTTATTAATTCTTTTTATTTAGTAGTTAAATATTGATAAGTTTTAGAAAAACGAAAAATAATTGTAAAAAAAATTTTATTTCGATAAATTAAGACATGTTTATTTGCAATAATTTTTTTATTTTTATTTTGATCAAAATAACTGTCAAATAAATAAACACGATCATTTTTTTGATAAATCGTAAAATATATCGAGCAACTACTTAAATAAATAATTCATAATATTGCTAAAATTAAAGTACTTATGCCAAAATAAGCAATGTTTAATAATGTTGCTTCGTTAGAAATATCACCATTTCCAAAAATAATTGGTTCAAAAATTGCTAAGAGCGATAAAATTACTAAGATTAATAATATTACTGTTGTTCCAACATTAACTCCAAAAAAAATCCACGAAATAATTCGGTTTTTCCGAAGAAAGCTTTGACAATAACCGTAAATCAAATATATTGTACCAATAAGTCAAATTGCTAATGCTAAATAAATAAAGATTTCAAGAATAACTAAATAAAATGGAACCATCTTAACCTCCTAAATATGTTGTTACAACTTTATTAATGATATTTTCAAATGTTTTAACAACCATTACTTCATCAATATTATTTCGTGTTAAAAAGCGATATAAGAATGAATTTGATAATTTAATATCACTTTCTGCTGTTAACGCATTGTAATTAAAATTGAACTTACTATGACTAGTTGGTTTACTTAATTTAACATTGCTATTAACATATGACATCATTGTTACATAATTTGGTAATAAGTTTAATTTTTTTAAGTACATAATTTTATTGTTCATATTAACTCCGTAGGCAATGGCATCTAATCGTGTTGAGGGATTAAAATCAGCAACAACATTATTGTTTGGATCAGGATTTGCAATTGAAGGATAAGCAAACATTGTATCACCAGCAATATAAATTAAACCAGTATGTTCATCATAATCAGCTGATCAATATGCTGTTTCGGTCCATCCATTTAAAAGATAACGCATATAATGTGGAGCATTTTCTTTTAATAAAGCTAATTGAATATAAGAACTTACCCCGGGTTCAGAACGAATTAAATTAAACGTATTATCAGCATCTAATGAATACTGACCCGTAATATATCCTTTATCATTTCGTTGTTTTACTAAATTCATAAATTTACTATTTTGTTCATTATAAATATCTAAAAAATAAATATGTAGAATATCAACCTCATATGTTGCTGGATCATTATAATCAATATCACGTTCTCAATCACAAGCTGCTAATTTAATATATTCACGGTTAGGATCATATTTCTGAATTAATGTTAAATATTTGCCAATTGTTGAACCGGGTAATTCATCAATATAAAGATATGGAGTAACAGTTTGTGTTCATTTCGGTTTAACTGTTTTAATATGATTTAACAATTGTTTTAAAAATCATTCGTTATTTCTAATCCCGTCTTCAACATACATATTCATACTAATTGGCATATAGTCTTGTTTATCTTCATCTCAAACATTATTAGTTTTATAAGTTTTATTTCAAGCGGCTTGTCACCCACTTAATAAAGCTTTTGTATAACCAACCTCTGCCATTTTGTTCATATAATGATCTCATGCTTTTCAATCTTCATCCGCAATGTATAATCTTTTTTGCTGATTATACCGTCATGGTAAAAATGTTTGAACTTTGTTTCCATCCAATCAATTATTATGCCATTCGGTATTTTTTCGTTCATTTAATGAAATTGAACTTTGAAAATAATCCATCCCTAAAACATTATGTAAATAAGTGTTCTCTTGTTTTCAATA from Spiroplasma sp. NBRC 100390 includes:
- a CDS encoding ABC transporter permease, yielding MWLLLKQGILNTFKNKTQVFIFVILIVLTALFSTVCLTSFDRLQKANKTMGYGTLNIDYNYNYISTNYEANNQQTITPWFAFDVDYAGIGNGFFEKNYGTLTIGGPDDVLKPFDLGTGLKGEKYQFKIDKNHLQIAKSGSWVPFENILLDYNAINLTDNNVLTGEFSQLYRFNFNAYSFQKSLLGQLYKRFIFNNSIDSTVKTQAINLVKRYMHFILESRLTYLVYKNIEVYALKNNTTDTDLLNQFINGANLGEHWQTKNLGIDNPGKNVARADRIFLTPTAATDKYWGMRGTIGFPIYDPNNTLGLKELECQNSTGCTGVENYRYFLTDAKNDNIVQLLNDKNDHSNVTKNFLLNGSYKVRNLSTYDFFGQYDYNNKFINNDFLTTYQDMLGMISNFQVVNRNQAIAWTTDGKKYKFIDWTQPYNSGQLKILQKSKWFDRGLNEMVDTAIVLPQYFKANHLRFDDTILVNQLKLYIEAVGGDTQNIYPTIYDTDFLPDAKNESIVYVHPQMFNRLFGYNNEGFTSQQYQDVSTVQLTYYGDNQNKKETDLSYYRVYLADNINRLGKTVEAIFQNKTDVINNVSFSKFDANQLINNRYQLLNNAIKIYHLVIIGIVIFFAIIIMIILFIQLKSMIEKQRSQIGILKANGYNNFKISLSYVMYFLTALIIATPIGWLLGLGLQVPIINLFGQYFILPSTFVINWQVLLLFFLLAGSIIFILVVIECNVILGREVLALINPNRDFKPNKLISQLSLYFTKRSFKTRFRLVLLGASWKAVIMFLVTTFIATGTITLAALVPNSIKTLSKQYYQNLNYANELNYQNIIYNNPLSRYELYDSPSEDLPDYGGVNDPIYQKLENVPIAPYVYARGADNTTKWITLQELATNPNYSASYPLFVVNMLVQNMTVFKGSNISVGLLRYLYDLPTDSNIKTRLDNQLSLVTCTFLPQLFGQSPVSNSEAAGTTWHKWSYCIEQATNTILPTVIKEKWAANEKYQLRFNFGFNSMAYDQKTDSLFTGFDTKIAAVNGIIRDSAKNQISSYGLNVNDNQVVFTNDLKTKLQKVPSKQNKTIPIAINDSAAVKYNLRLNDIINFYTNQPRLQYLGKDQQYYDIKPEWWTYQNGNITNNPWTLNLSHLTNSLLTGTNNDQWGTNVNQPYASISGLKLNLPVNMIDAHAWSQDKIDINPESGPMKVDLLNNKVTKIEQNNYVIGAYDLDFDHPLKSLIDLVNGGFAKNWYGQALKLGLLRVTTSNFNVLSNYQFKVVGVQHSYDQARIFLDQKWANHVLGYQDSSQWFNGKYTKAIQPADQFQRYVLSSVSADNSLNDGLTFFSSAVGKVDYLYNKKQVVNQLSYFTTVLAGAMVSIIILTAVIIIFLVTDVFMERYTKFIALMRVFGYRRGEINSMTLAIFIPFAILGWLLGFFLVWTAVYFAVKMGLQAISLPLSLPMPWLLFIAIFGIISVIFALTFVLSTRKINQLPIQTIVTLSDE
- a CDS encoding glycoside hydrolase domain-containing protein; protein product: MFKKIAMSLILFLTIFTTVVTIVLFVKKDSFMRSVWLEGCQPTTQSQSKDKTPYVHTFFGSQHDNYALYQPNELSNDLKNAKFYGNLENYNNCINPNVNLQLWKQDFINTQLVLKTNNYDITNLTATVTNAAELEKNNLTIQIGFNRFIYASYSLTTQRIPNPYGINEKLLVPDAITTNSIEKNAYKNKVYILWIKIMSFKDKVVANPGNYTVNVQLTGDVPGTKQTNVLLSENEIQVKVADLLLPTEQKKSDFNIYSFFGWSAAYYNNYQVPNIIKNKYDNIEYIDYNWDRYWKQENTYLHNVLGMDYFQSSISLNERKNTEWHNNWLDGNKVQTFLPWRYNQQKRLYIADEDWKAWDHYMNKMAEVGYTKALLSGWQAAWNKTYKTNNVWDEDKQDYMPISMNMYVEDGIRNNEWFLKQLLNHIKTVKPKWTQTVTPYLYIDELPGSTIGKYLTLIQKYDPNREYIKLAACDWERDIDYNDPATYEVDILHIYFLDIYNEQNSKFMNLVKQRNDKGYITGQYSLDADNTFNLIRSEPGVSSYIQLALLKENAPHYMRYLLNGWTETAYWSADYDEHTGLIYIAGDTMFAYPSIANPDPNNNVVADFNPSTRLDAIAYGVNMNNKIMYLKKLNLLPNYVTMMSYVNSNVKLSKPTSHSKFNFNYNALTAESDIKLSNSFLYRFLTRNNIDEVMVVKTFENIINKVVTTYLGG